The DNA window CAGGCGTTGAAGTCCTGCGATCGAGGAGTGATAACTCGATCCTTCTCCGGCTGCAGCCTGGGCTTCTGCGAGGCAGGTTCGATTTCAGGAGGAGTTGCGGCGATCTCCTTCTCGACGGTGCTGCTTTGTACGGAGAATTTTGCGGCGGAGACGGAACGGAGAGGGGTACACAGCTGGCGGCAGAAGTGATAGCGTGGAAGCGAGAGAGAAGTGAGGGAGGGGAGCCTGAGAGTGAGAGCCCCCATTTcgttgtggtggtggtgttgCAGACTCGAGAGTCAGACTTCGTATTTGGTTGCTGCATTTCAGATGAGGTATAAATCGCAATTTAGAGCTCAACGTTTTTCCATGTAAGCAAAAGAGCTCTCAAAATCACCCTTCATATTCAAAATTGTTTTCTTGTCAAATTTTTTACTATGATTGTTTGTTTAATTGCAGATTATGATATTTAACCTAATTTTCCTGGAGAATATATAGTAAGTTTAATTATTATGTCAtccatttttttatcataagcTTTGAAATTTATCGCGAGTATTTTTGTGTCAAATTTATCTGTAATTTAGCTTGATGTTTCAAAAAGAAGTCGTATATGagaatattaataatatttttatttttagtttataaaaataattattacaaAGTGATTGATTAAACTGATGCAAATTGAATGCATAAAATTGATCGGTGCTCAAATTTattgacaaaattaataaattttaaagttGAGGATGTAACTGATAAAATCGTTGACATAGAGCACTTCTTAATAGGCAAAAGCATCTGATATTCAACTTTTTCAAAAACACAGAGATTTGAATTGAAACATAGTATTACTTCTTACAAAATGATAGCTGCAAAGCTAGTTGATAAAACTAACTACATGCGTAAAAACCATATTAAACAGTCAAATTCAAAAACACAGAGATTTGAATTGAAACATAGTACTACTTCTTACAAAATGATAGCTGCAAAGCTAGTTGATAAAACTAACTACATGCGTAAAAACCATATTAAACAGTCAATCAGTTGACCAAATGACAAGTAATCATCAATCTACAAGTAAGCTTCAGCCATGCTAAACCAGATTATCAGGAACTACACTTGAGCTTAGGCGACTCGATCATCGTCATCAGATCAGAAAGACAGTCATCCTCCCAGTTCATCGCATAAGGCGCCTTCGGCGACTGAGGAGATCGACAAGCAGGCGAGCAGCAGCTAGGAAGCTCAATCAGCAGCATATCTTCTTCCATTGTAGAATGTTTCAGCTGAAATATTTTATGGTCAGTTTCATCTTTTGCTGATGATGAAATTATACGAAAAAAAAAGCTACCTTCTGCGAACAAATTGGATGAGGAGCCTTCCTTGGTGATGGAAGTGCAGCAATATCTGCAATCAAATAACAAAAACTAATATTACTCACTAGAACAATAATGGGATAATCAAGTTGACCAAAATTCTGTTAAGTACCATTAACCAGTCCCACTGTCTTCAAGAAGTAGTCCTTGTCAACGGTCTTCATCTGAGCTTTGATGCACTCCTGATGATTGTGTAGAAATCCCTCTTCTGCAACAGCATTCAGTTTTTGGATCTGCTTCGGGCGTGGCATAGCCGAGTTTGTGAGGTCACCGAGTGCTTTCCTACCACCAACTCTTCCTTTCTCAGCTGCCTTGGATGATTTTCCTTTCACAGTTGCAGGATCTTTCTTAATGAAACTATCTTTCTTCATGGAGTGAAGAGCAGATGGGTTTCTTGAGTTTGATATGTCGTTAAGTGCTTTCCTTCCACCAAGAGCTCCTCCTCTCGTACCTGCTTTCGTTACATCAGTCTTTCCCCCAGGAGTAGTGCCTGCGCACAAATCAACACATGAGCAAATGTCTAACATAGATTGATTATAAATAAGTATTCTTCAAAAGAGTGTGGTCTATGGAACAGTTACCATTGTAGAGAAAGTTTTGGTTCTGATCTTGGATCAGGCGATGAGCTGGGGTTGCCATGAGTGCTTGTTTTCAGTAGAGAGGCGGCAAATCAAAGTCGGATTCTGAGAAGCAAAAGAAACAATGAACTATAACCCTTCCACAAGGTTGAATGGTTATGGCTGATCtatattcttaaaaaaaataaggaaCCAGCCAAAAAATCAAGAACTAGAATCCTTCCGCAAGATTATCAGAGAAGCAACACACGGTTATGGCCTTGATTGTCAATAAATTTAGGAGAGAAATTGAATTTCACAGATCGAGCCACGCCTATGTTACAAGACCTTCTTAACCCTAGAAGTTCATTGGAATGGAAACTCTTTTCTACACATCAAACTTAATCAGTTCTATCACAACACGTTCAAAAGATACATACAACATAATGCACAAAaacttcaacacaatttctCTTCCTGCTACTGCCAGACTTGAAAATTACCAATTCACCCCCTTCCGTATGTAAAATAACCCTAAGATACGCCAGCGATTGCCTCATAAATTCCAATTTCTCAATTAACCATCAATTCATCTAATCTATTTTCACATAATCAAACGCCAAACTCAAAATCGAAAAATTCTACTACATTTCAACAGAAGGTGAGTACATACAGAGGCTTTCCAAGATCTAATTCACAGAACCGTTTTAGATACCTTCAGTGCACTCGATCATagtcataaaaattaaaatattctgAGAATTAATTCGGATTTTCCAAAAGCATTGAAAACATAATGATATACATAtgaaaaaatacacataataaACATTTCTACACAAGATTCAGTCCGATCACATCATCCATAACCATCCATGGAAATCAAAGCGAAATCTCAAAAGGTTTTAAGCAAAGATTACTCACAGTATTCTTCAAAAGTTTCTTGCGGCGGTAACTTCTTTTTTGATTATTCCTCGATCAAATTGTGAAATAGATTTCTGTTGGAGCTTAAGAAGGCGGTAGAGTTACAACGGTCAAATTTGGGCATCCTATGAGAGACACGCCCCTATATATAGGTGTTATTTACGACATTGCCACCAACAATTACATTCGGGCTTCATCGGTAATAAAGCCTAATAGAAGAGGTTGGGCCGGCCCAATTGTGTTGTGATATTCTTTGAAGGCCCGATTATACATCTTCATTTTAAGACAAACACTTGTGCGCGTGCATGCATCCCATCCATCCCTCGCCGTCGACGCCTCCCATGCGATTGCCGAATTGCCTCATGTACTGTCaccgcctcctcctccctccCTATTCCCTCCTCACCACTGCCGTTGCGGTATTCCATGGCCTCACGACTTAATGAGATTAATTTCTTTAGGTACTGTTCAATTGCTAGGACAATATTATAGCGAGATGCAATATGAGATGAATAATTATTAAATCTTGacaataaataaattgtatGTTTGGAATGATAGTTTGTGTGCATATTAATACATAGTAGTACTATACTACTTACTAATTTATTCAAAAACACGACATTATTTGAAGAGCTTgaaattttgtgaaaaaataagAGTAACATTATAGTACAAAACATTGAAGCTAAGATCAATTTATTGGAGGGGTTGATATTAATCCATTGTCTTACTATTATCTATACAAGATTATATATATAGCGGTGTTCATTTTTATAAACCGAATTTGAAATAGATATAATCTAGAGTTCTAATCTTGCCAATCAAAATTTATGTTTCTTGTATAGCCTACCTCAAAAAGAATCAAAATTTATGTTTCTTGTATAGCCTACCTCAAATTTTCACtagattagtaaatttaagaGTAtctacatccgtgctcttgccaacgagcacggatgtgggcccggacccacttttactccctgctcttaggtaaaagcacaacacccacatccgtgctcttccgcaaggacaagctcaagggtcccaacattctattattcaatttaaataaaaacatttccacaatattaaaatgcattaaaaataaccagaataatattacaaattacaaaaaaattaaaaattacataattaaaatcctaaaaattaaaattttcataattaaagtcttaaaaattacataatttaaatcctaaaaattaaaaattacataattaaattcataaaattaaaaaaacccactactcgtggccgaatttcgcccaaatgtgtttgattggatcttcttgtagctcaacgtgggttccggtaacgcgcattgtgtgccttgtttcgatcctctcacccaccgtcgtatgcacacctcggcgtgggggagacctcacggttgagcttccggcatcatcctcgtcgtaaaagctagccaccctcggtccttcgttggctataatcatgttgtgcaagataattcacgtgtacatgatgtcggcgatatttttcacgtaccacaggcGAGACAGGGCCTTcaaatgttgaatcgggcttgaaggaccccaaaagctctttcgacgtctttacgagcggactcttgacgttgcgcaaaaagaacccgtctcaggtcttgcgggttgctgagcgtcttcacgaaagtcgaccaccttgggtagataccaccggcgagatagtaacccatgtggtatgtatttccgttgacggtgaagtcgatcgacggtgctacaccattcaacacatcattgaagagtggtgaagaatagaacacgttcaagtcgttgttggatccggcaacaccgaaatatgcatgccaaatccatatgcggtagtcggcgaccgcttcaaggataagtgttgggccgccacctttgtggccgcttaagtgttgccccctccaagcaatcgggcaattcttccacctccaatgcatgcaatcaatgctgccaagcataccgggaaaaccatggactgtttcgtgaataCGAAGCAACCGTTAGCAaacatcggtggtgggtgccgaAGGAAACCTCCAGTTTTATTTtcaattcccaaaaatatacgaCTATACACGACAATGGAACCTATATCTCAAATCCcaagttttattttcaattccaaaaatatactactaataattaGAGTTGGTTGGCCAAACCCATACTAGTAAATATTGTTACGTATGAAGACTAATGCATTCACCAAATTTCAGTTACTCTATTTGTTTCTCCATCCATTTCAAAAATCATCATATCTACCTATATTTGATATACGTACCAAGTTTCATTAAATGATACATTCGTCATACATGTACATGTCAATCCGACCAAAGTTAGATACAtcgatttattttctttcaatttcGACCTAACACATTCTTCAAGATGTTACTCATTATGTTTTCATAATAAGGGTTGCATTTTAGATAATTGTCAATATGAATAACAGGCTCTTAGTTAATAATGTTTTCCGTTCAAATTGAAGAcaatggagtagtattatttttgaatGAGTTCATCTTGATTTGTGTAACTGATTTTGAGAATTTTCGGAAAAATGTAATCAACCTCCATTATTCACTTGCTTAAAAAGGATtgatttttcaaatattttgatTCATGTCTCGAATATTTTGGTGGACATTACAAAATGctcaaacaaaatatatgatGAACTAAAATTACACATGTCTATCGGAATATAATAACAACAAAAGTAGTGAAATCAATATCTCAAGGAGCAAGCAATCgatctaaaaaaaatttactaaaaCAATAAAACTACAATGCTCGTCCACGAGAAATTTGTGTTCTCAATTCTCATCATAATTCTAAAGTTCAAAATGAAGAAGAAGTTCAAATACATtctcaaaataattaattggtAGTGTGGacgtaagagcatccactaggCTGTCCCctcaccgtcccttaaactactatttgagggtcacactgtactttattcctccatcccttgactaagggacggaacctgcaactctctgtcccttaaattactattcattcaattttattttttatttttttttccaacacaattcaattaaaacaaacacacttcattaaaattaaaataacattacagcataaaataaaaatacaacttaaaataaataaaaaaacataattaaaatcttaaaaaaataaaaatgacataatttaaaatacaattttatatggacatccttgaatgttttatgtttcactttcgatgtgggacaaaatcattcttggatgtctctataaaagagaagcaaccaagaatgactttgtcccacatcgaaagtgaaacataaaacattcaaggatgtctctatcaaagaagaacaaccaagaatgattttatcccacatcgaaagtgaaacataaaacattcaaggatgtccatataaaagagaagcaaccaagaatgattgtgtcccacatcgaaagtggaacataaaacattcaaggtggttgtctctataaaagagaagcaaccaagaatgactttgtctcacatcgaaaatgcaacataaaacattcaaggttgtctctataaaagagaagcaaccaagaatgagtttcataaattcgcaagctcatcaaatatatgtgggctattacgaattttttgtatttatttatttgtaaaaattgtttttaaatataaaaataatttttataaataaaagtattttttttaaattcaattttttttaaaaaaaattgatttattacgtcagcgtgacgacgcccactagcgggccggcgagtgggcgtcacgcatggcgcaggGGCGCGCCACGGCGCGTGGCGTGACTGCCCATCCCGTGTCTCGCAGGCACGGGCCGCGGGACGGGATCGGGACCGGCGCGGGACGGGACGGCGTGTCGCAACGCGTCGCTCGAGCGCTCCGTCCCTCCGCGACGGAACGCGGGACGGTGGCGCGCCACGTGGTGGATGCCCTAAGTGGAGTATAAATTTCGGACCACACACAGTACGTAATAAACGAAACCAATTACTACATTAAATTAAACTtcaattcaaataaaagagaaaaaaaacaaagaaaagaatcttgcaacaaaatattaaatgaaTACATAAATGGGTGAAGCAATAATTGAAGTGTGTGCTTAGATTTGAGTGTTGGcaaatgcattaaatatttcGATAAATAACAATTAAAGACTTCAATCCACCGTcttaactactccctccgtcccggataatttgtctcatttttccatttcgatcCGTCCTACATAATtggtctcatttcacttttaccatttttggtagtggaccacatattccactaactcattcctacccacattttactataaaactaatatataaaaataggactcacattccaataactttttcaactcacttttcattacattttttaaaactcgtgcccgatcAAAATTAGACGAATTATCCGAGACGGGGGGAGCATTTTCTAACAAGTAATTCATCAATCATTCATTTCGTGCTGCGAATCGATCGAAATTGCGACGAACATTCAAATACCAAAAACAGAATAACAAGAACATAATAGCGTCCACTATAatgtggacgcggctatagccgcgtttggggcggaagcggggcggctATAGTGGGGAAGGTGGGCGGACAACACGCCGCGGCGGTGGGGGTGGCGGACGCGGGATAGCCGCGTTCGGGGCGAGCCCGCGGCTGGGGTGAATGGAGGAAGAATGGGTGGGGCGATGGCCGCGGCGCCCTATAGTGTGGAAACGGGGCAGATGCGGGCGCCGCGGCGGTGGGGCGGCTGTGCGAGAAGGGGGGCGGCGCGGCGGTCGGGCGGCCGTGCCATAGTGGACGCCCTAATAATAACGATATACGTGGTTCGATAATTACAGAAACGAGATCAGAAACGCCAAACAATGATGCACTCAAGAAATCTATCGGCTCAATCTGGAGAGCTCTCTCACCCACAATGATTTCCTCACATAGACAAATGCATCACTCCTCTTAACCTAATAACCGCAAAATCAGCTTATATATCAGTTTATTTTTGGTGTAACACAATAACCAAATTGCCCGTTGCTCAATCCTAATTTCAAACCCTTTCTGTAATTTGCACATTCCTCCCTCAGCTTCCTTATTTCTGAAGTAATGCCCCACACTTCTACATTTCGCAATAACAACTTCCCTACTTTCCTTTCAAAAATTTTATCACTATTATTGTTTCTTCAATCAATATTAATATgcatttaatttgtttttgctTAGGAGTTAGGCTTGCTTGGCCATCCTAATTCCAATGTCATAGAATAACaacatttcattattttatatattaaattattttgctAAAACGCTCAAAATCAACAAGAATTTCAACAAAGCagtaataattttattagtGTCATTTTTACTAACAGAGTGCAATCTTTTCGAATTTACGGACGAAAAATTCCATTAgctatatgtatgtatgtatgtgtgcAATCATTCGTACTTTATGTAGCCCCTCATCACATGGGGCCTACCTA is part of the Salvia splendens isolate huo1 chromosome 6, SspV2, whole genome shotgun sequence genome and encodes:
- the LOC121807024 gene encoding protein PATRONUS 2-like; this encodes MATPAHRLIQDQNQNFLYNGTTPGGKTDVTKAGTRGGALGGRKALNDISNSRNPSALHSMKKDSFIKKDPATVKGKSSKAAEKGRVGGRKALGDLTNSAMPRPKQIQKLNAVAEEGFLHNHQECIKAQMKTVDKDYFLKTVGLVNDIAALPSPRKAPHPICSQKLKHSTMEEDMLLIELPSCCSPACRSPQSPKAPYAMNWEDDCLSDLMTMIESPKLKCSS